One segment of Corynebacterium caspium DSM 44850 DNA contains the following:
- a CDS encoding ribokinase, which yields MSRIVVIGSINVDLSARLERHPLPGETVMGTSVMRSPGGKGANQALAAQLQGGQVALIGKVGADSDAPIALDLLEKAGVDLSGVGTGSVTGLAIIAVSDAGENTIVVIPGANHEVDEKWAADTIATLADDDVVVLQGELPRATTEALVRAAVARKIRVVLNVAPWYDLDREVLLAANPLVLNEHEAALAYQHLVGKKAQDHVQIAAEFLAMGSPALVITLGAAGSYIAQPDGSTQIPSLKTEVVDTTGAGDAFVGALVARITHGDDLVTAARYATRVSAYVVAHEGAQLSYPSLDDIAQIGQ from the coding sequence ATGAGCCGAATTGTTGTAATCGGATCGATTAATGTCGATCTCAGTGCCCGCTTAGAAAGGCACCCTCTACCAGGGGAAACTGTCATGGGAACTTCCGTGATGCGCTCCCCTGGCGGCAAAGGGGCAAACCAGGCCTTAGCTGCTCAACTTCAAGGTGGACAGGTGGCTTTGATTGGCAAAGTAGGTGCAGATAGCGACGCTCCTATTGCGCTGGATCTCCTGGAAAAAGCTGGCGTAGATTTAAGTGGTGTTGGTACCGGAAGTGTTACCGGCTTAGCGATTATCGCGGTTTCTGATGCTGGCGAAAACACCATTGTGGTAATTCCTGGCGCTAATCATGAAGTTGATGAAAAATGGGCGGCAGATACCATCGCGACCCTCGCTGATGATGATGTAGTTGTGTTGCAAGGAGAACTACCGCGCGCGACTACGGAGGCACTGGTTCGTGCTGCTGTGGCTCGCAAAATTCGAGTAGTTCTCAATGTGGCGCCATGGTATGACCTGGACCGCGAGGTTTTGCTAGCCGCTAACCCGCTGGTTCTCAACGAGCATGAAGCAGCGCTTGCTTACCAGCATTTAGTAGGTAAGAAAGCACAAGATCATGTGCAGATTGCTGCTGAATTTCTAGCTATGGGTTCCCCAGCATTGGTCATAACTCTTGGTGCTGCTGGTTCCTATATTGCACAGCCAGATGGTTCGACTCAGATCCCGAGTCTAAAAACTGAGGTTGTTGATACCACTGGTGCTGGAGATGCCTTTGTGGGAGCACTGGTTGCCCGGATTACCCATGGCGATGACCTTGTAACTGCTGCTCGGTATGCCACTCGCGTTTCTGCTTATGTGGTGGCGCATGAAGGCGCACAGCTTTCTTATCCCTCTTTGGATGACATAGCCCAGATTGGACAGTGA
- a CDS encoding ABC transporter permease — translation MSTETKSPAKAGKLKGFNNFISNNGALVGLIGVGIAMFIATPNFLTTSNLLNVGVQAAVTAILAFGMTYVIVTAGIDLSVGSVAALSSVSAGWIIAHGMPGATGLIVAPIVGLVAGLVSGVAISYGKLPAFIATLAMLSVARGLTLVIADGRPISLPKEINWLGGNLGPVPVPLIVMLVMFLITAFVLNRTVFGRSLYAIGGNEEAAHLSGLPVKRTLTLVYGLSGLYAGFAGLVLAARLASAQPQAASGYELDAIAAVVIGGASLAGGSGRAFGTLIGALILAVIRNGLNLLNVSSFWQQVVIGLVIAIAVGIDVLRQKTSKN, via the coding sequence GTGTCTACTGAAACTAAATCTCCCGCAAAGGCTGGGAAGTTAAAAGGTTTTAATAATTTTATTTCAAATAATGGCGCGCTGGTCGGCCTTATCGGAGTAGGCATAGCAATGTTTATTGCTACTCCTAACTTCCTGACCACCTCTAACCTGCTTAATGTTGGGGTGCAAGCTGCGGTTACCGCTATTTTGGCCTTTGGCATGACATATGTAATTGTCACTGCTGGAATTGACCTTTCAGTTGGTTCGGTTGCGGCCCTAAGTTCGGTTTCAGCCGGGTGGATAATTGCGCACGGTATGCCTGGTGCAACTGGTCTAATCGTGGCCCCAATAGTGGGATTAGTAGCTGGGCTAGTATCCGGTGTGGCTATTTCCTATGGCAAACTTCCTGCCTTTATCGCTACTTTGGCCATGCTTTCAGTAGCTCGTGGTTTAACTTTGGTAATTGCAGACGGACGCCCAATTTCATTACCTAAGGAAATTAACTGGCTGGGTGGAAATTTGGGCCCAGTTCCGGTTCCGTTAATTGTGATGCTAGTGATGTTCCTCATCACCGCTTTTGTGCTCAATCGCACGGTATTTGGCCGTTCTCTCTATGCCATTGGTGGTAATGAAGAAGCTGCACACCTTTCGGGTTTGCCCGTAAAGCGCACCCTGACCTTGGTATATGGACTATCGGGACTTTATGCCGGGTTTGCCGGATTAGTGCTTGCGGCTCGTTTAGCTTCGGCCCAGCCCCAAGCGGCCTCTGGTTATGAGCTAGATGCAATTGCCGCTGTGGTTATCGGTGGAGCATCCTTGGCCGGCGGTTCCGGACGCGCTTTCGGTACGCTAATTGGTGCACTTATTCTCGCCGTCATTCGTAATGGCTTGAATCTACTAAATGTCAGCTCTTTCTGGCAGCAAGTAGTTATTGGTCTAGTAATTGCCATCGCCGTTGGAATTGACGTCTTGCGTCAAAAGACGTCAAAAAACTAA
- a CDS encoding substrate-binding domain-containing protein, with protein sequence MKIKKTIAAVAAATLAFSLAACNRDTATDAASGSGTSITLSISTLNNPFFIQLRNGAEEAAKEAGVKLDVLDAQDDASVQQNQIADAANGQTSALLINPVDSEAAGPAVKPIIDKKLPLIAVDRVVDGATVTTNVSSDNEGGGRIAADALAEAIGKKGKVIVLQGVPGTSASRDRGAGFTEAIKKYADIEVVASQTANFNRAEGLDVATNLLQSHPDVVGIFAENDEMALGAIQALGNRAGKEVFVVGFDGTDEGAAAVKAGTMFATIAQQPGELGRQAVKVAIRAINGETVEKDLPVKVVVVDSKNISEFAK encoded by the coding sequence ATGAAGATCAAGAAGACCATCGCCGCCGTAGCTGCTGCTACCCTGGCTTTTTCTCTCGCTGCTTGCAACCGCGATACTGCCACTGATGCGGCATCTGGCTCCGGCACCTCCATCACGTTGTCTATCTCCACTTTGAATAATCCATTCTTTATTCAGCTGCGCAATGGTGCTGAAGAAGCGGCTAAAGAAGCCGGCGTGAAACTAGATGTTTTGGATGCCCAAGATGATGCCTCTGTGCAGCAAAACCAAATTGCTGATGCTGCCAATGGCCAGACCTCTGCACTTTTGATCAACCCTGTTGATTCCGAAGCTGCCGGCCCTGCAGTTAAGCCAATTATTGATAAGAAACTTCCACTAATTGCGGTGGACCGTGTGGTAGATGGGGCTACCGTAACCACTAACGTATCTTCGGATAACGAAGGCGGTGGACGCATTGCTGCCGATGCTCTAGCCGAGGCCATCGGTAAGAAGGGCAAGGTCATCGTATTGCAGGGGGTACCTGGAACCTCTGCTTCTCGTGACCGTGGCGCTGGTTTTACTGAAGCTATCAAAAAATACGCAGATATTGAGGTCGTGGCTTCGCAGACGGCTAATTTCAACCGCGCTGAAGGCCTAGATGTTGCCACCAACTTGTTGCAGTCTCACCCAGATGTGGTCGGTATTTTCGCTGAAAATGACGAAATGGCCCTTGGTGCAATCCAGGCTTTGGGTAATCGCGCTGGTAAGGAAGTATTCGTGGTCGGCTTCGATGGCACCGATGAGGGCGCAGCTGCGGTAAAGGCTGGCACCATGTTTGCCACCATCGCTCAGCAGCCCGGTGAATTGGGTCGTCAGGCAGTTAAGGTAGCAATTCGGGCTATCAACGGTGAAACTGTAGAAAAAGATCTGCCCGTTAAAGTGGTTGTAGTTGACTCCAAGAATATCAGCGAGTTCGCTAAATGA
- a CDS encoding N-acetylmuramoyl-L-alanine amidase, translating into MSYAFSANIMAPGHTKGRSGYQIKYIVIHHWDDPKKNPTFNGTVSWLASKQAGTSAHYVVEAGRVALMVSEADTAWHAGDWVINCESIGIECNPRASEADKRTIGELINDIQGRHGNRLKIIGHMDVYPTACPGRYYPPSVVLEPYISGANAVIDTIDDLSIDKLADAVISGKYGSGAERRTRLGQRYDAVQQRVNEKLAKAKLSSSAENPERKAPPKPVPAENSGKDSVVGTSPTGDLEELAAAVIQGKYGNGAERRARLGDRYQEVQNLVNRKLSS; encoded by the coding sequence ATGAGCTATGCATTTAGTGCAAATATAATGGCACCTGGGCATACGAAGGGACGTTCTGGGTACCAAATAAAATATATTGTTATTCATCATTGGGATGACCCAAAGAAAAACCCTACCTTTAATGGCACGGTTAGTTGGCTGGCTTCAAAACAAGCCGGTACATCGGCGCATTATGTTGTGGAAGCTGGCAGAGTGGCATTGATGGTATCGGAGGCCGACACTGCGTGGCATGCTGGTGATTGGGTAATTAATTGCGAATCCATAGGCATTGAATGTAATCCGCGGGCTTCTGAAGCAGATAAGCGCACTATTGGTGAACTCATAAACGATATTCAAGGGCGCCATGGAAATCGGCTTAAGATAATCGGACACATGGATGTTTATCCGACGGCATGCCCTGGTCGTTATTATCCGCCAAGTGTGGTGCTAGAGCCTTATATATCGGGTGCAAATGCTGTGATTGACACAATCGATGATCTAAGCATTGACAAGCTTGCCGATGCTGTCATAAGCGGTAAATACGGCTCTGGAGCGGAACGACGAACCCGTTTGGGACAGCGTTACGATGCTGTGCAACAACGGGTGAACGAAAAGCTCGCGAAGGCGAAGTTATCTTCCAGTGCGGAAAACCCAGAACGCAAGGCTCCGCCGAAGCCGGTGCCGGCGGAAAATAGTGGTAAAGATAGCGTGGTTGGGACTTCCCCTACTGGTGATCTTGAGGAACTGGCCGCTGCCGTAATCCAAGGAAAATATGGTAATGGTGCAGAACGGCGAGCACGTCTGGGAGACCGTTACCAAGAAGTACAAAATCTAGTTAATAGAAAATTGAGTAGCTAG
- the rbsD gene encoding D-ribose pyranase: protein MKKTGILNSQLSGLLAKLGHTDAFAIADCGLPIPPGVEVVDLALVFGTPAFVPVLDALLSEVVVENSVIATQSASSPAGQWFADRASQLGRVHNVDHEYFKKRIAECKFVVRTGEATPYANIILHSGVPF from the coding sequence ATGAAAAAGACTGGCATTCTCAACTCCCAGCTCTCTGGTTTGCTGGCTAAATTGGGGCATACAGATGCCTTCGCTATAGCCGACTGCGGTCTCCCCATTCCTCCTGGTGTTGAAGTTGTAGACCTAGCCCTGGTGTTTGGTACTCCTGCTTTTGTGCCAGTTTTGGATGCGCTGCTAAGCGAAGTTGTGGTGGAAAACAGCGTTATTGCGACGCAATCCGCTAGTTCACCAGCTGGACAATGGTTTGCAGATCGCGCTAGCCAACTTGGACGCGTGCATAATGTGGATCACGAGTATTTCAAAAAGCGCATAGCCGAATGCAAATTCGTAGTGCGCACTGGCGAAGCAACTCCTTATGCAAATATTATTCTGCACTCTGGAGTGCCGTTCTAA